In a genomic window of Helianthus annuus cultivar XRQ/B chromosome 10, HanXRQr2.0-SUNRISE, whole genome shotgun sequence:
- the LOC110882562 gene encoding palmitoyl-monogalactosyldiacylglycerol delta-7 desaturase, chloroplastic translates to MLLTAANESEHERIIFSDVLITRKRNLFWGRKWRTLDVRMASGIFSLHVLALFAPSTFSWDAFWYAILFYFLTGMLGVTMCYHRVLAHHSLKLPKWLEYTCAYLGVQAIQRDPIYWVSIHRYHHQYVDSEKDPHTPTYGFWFSHMGWLFDSGYIMEKYNKRKNVEDLKSQAFYRFIKRTYMWHIFGFGIFIYAWGGFPYLVWILGVRTTLVYHMTFLVNSACHIWGNRAWNTNDLSRNNWWVAMVTFGEGWHNNHHAFEYSARHGLEWWQIDLTWYLICFLKSVRLATSVKLPTQAQKLKKSIACDSKLK, encoded by the exons ATGCTGTTAACTGCTGCAAACGAATCAGAGCATGAGAGAATTATTTTCTCTGATGTGTTGATAACAAGAAAAAGAAACCTCTTCTGGGGACGAAAATGGAGGACCCTCGACGTTAGAATGGCCTCTGGGATTTTCTCTCTACATGTTTTGGCACTTTTTGCTCCATCTACATTCAGTTGGGATGCTTTTTGGTATgcaatattgttttattttttaactgGAATGTTGGGTGTTACCATGTGTTACCATAGGGTTCTAGCGCACCATAGTCTCAAGCTACCCAAATGGCTCGAATACACGTGTGCTTATTTAGGAGTTCAAGCTATCCAG AGGGATCCAATATATTGGGTGAGTATTCATAGGTATCATCATCAATATGTTGATTCGGAGAAAGATCCACATACCCCCACTTACGGATTTTGGTTTAGTCATATGGGTTGGTTATTTGACAGCGGCTATATCATGGAGAAG TACAACAAGCGTAAGAATGTAGAAGATTTAAAAAGCCAAGCGTTCTATAGATTCATCAAAAGGACGTACATGTGGCATATATTTGGATTTGGCATATTCATTTATGCTTGGGGTGGTTTCCCATACCTTGTTTGGATTTTG GGTGTGAGGACCACATTGGTTTACCACATGACTTTCCTAGTAAATTCAGCATGCCATATTTGGGGAAATCGAGCTTGGAACACCAATGATTTGTCTAGAAATAATTG GTGGGTGGCAATGGTTACCTTTGGAGAAGGGTGGCATAATAATCATCATGCTTTTGAGTACTCGGCTCGACATGGTTTGGAATGGTGGCAAATTGATCTAACTTGGTATTTAATTTGCTTTCTTAAATCAGTGAGATTAGCCACCAGTGTGAAGTTGCCGACTCAAGCTCAGAAGCTTAAGAAATCGATTGCTTGTGATAGCAAATTAAAATGA